GTTGACCCGGGCGTCGGTGCACTGCGCCGAGAGCACGGTGGCCACCAGCAGTTCGAAGGCGTTCCGGTGGTTGAGCGCGCACTTCGCGTCGGGGTACATCTGCTGCAGTCTCTCGAGGATGGCCTGGGTATCCGCTCGCCTGGCTGCCATACCGTCACTCCTGTTCCTCTGCTGTGCGGGCGTCCCGCCGTGGCGCCGTGCGGCGTCCAAAAGAGGATCGTCCGTCGCGAAAAGGGGGTTGAGGCTGCATGTCCGCAGATCTGGAGCGCATCGCCCGCGGGCTGTCGTCGCCCGACCCGGGGGAGCGGCTCGCCGCGGCCCGTTCCCTGGAGGCGCAGATGGCCGCCCTGCTGGAGGCCGGTGCGACCGACTGGACCCCGCTGGCCGGCCGCCTGCTCCCGCAGCTCGTGGCCGGACTGGGGGATGCGGAAAAGGGCGTGCAGGTCCACTGCGCCAACTGCCTGCAGTTCCTCGCCTACCAGTCGGATGCGGTGCTCCCCGCCCTGCGGGAGGCCCTGGCGCCCCCGGAGGAGCGGCGCGCCTGGGCCGCAGCCTTCGTCGCGGCGCGGCTCGGCCTCTGGTCGGCCGAAGTCGGCCGGGCCCTTGCCGCCGCCATGGGCGCCCCGGACCGGGACATCCGCTGGGCTGCCGCCGGCCATGCGCTGGCGCTGGGCCGGTCGCACCCCGACTGCGTGGAGGTGGTCAAGGGCGTGCTGCGGGCGCCCTCCCCCGCCGCCCGCAAGATGGCCGCATACTGCCTCGGGGCGATGGGCGGGTACGCGGACGTGGCCGGCGTCCTGGCCGGGCGGCTGACCGACCCCGACCGCGACGTCCGCCGGGCGGTGGTCCTGGCCCTCAACCGGCTGCCGCAGGTCCCGCCGGAGCTGCAGCGGGCGGTGGCCGCCCTGCGGCACGACCCTGACGCGTTCGTGCGCCGGGCGGCGGACGCCGTGGCCCGCCGGTGGGGCCTATAACCTTTGGTCGCCGGCCCCGCCGGGACCGGTGCGCCGGCAGGAAATTTCGCATCAGGAGGATACCCGATGACAACCCGCTTTGAACGCTCGGCAGCCTACTACGAACGAGCCCTGGCCCGCATCGTCGGCGGCGTGAACTCGCCCGCCCGCTCCTTCAAGGCGGTGGGCGGCGGCGCGCCGGTCTTCATGCAGCGCGGCCGGGGGCCCTACCTTTACGACGTGGACGGCAACCGGTACATCGACTACCTGGCGGCCTACGGCCCCGGCATCCTGGGCCACGCCCACCCCGAGATCGTCGCCGCCATCGCACGGGCCGCTGAAGGGGGCACCCTCTACGGCACCCCCACCCCCTGGGAGGTGGAATTGGCCGAGCGGCTCCACGCCGCGCTCCCCTCGCTGGAGCGGATCCGCTTCGTCTCCACCGGCACCGAGGCGGTGATGTCCGCGGTGCGGGTCGCCCGGGCCTTCACCGGCCGACCGAAGGTGATCAAGATGGAGGGCTGCTACCACGGCCACTCCGACTTCGCCCTCATCGCCGCGGGCTCCGGCCCGTCGCAGCTGGGCACGCCCGACTCCGCCGGCGTCACCGAGGGGGTGGCGCGCGACGTGATCACCGTCCCCTACAACGACCTCGACAGCCTTGGCGAGGCCCTGGACGCCTGGGGCCGCGAGGTGGCCGCGGTGATCATCGAGCCCATCGTGGGGAACTTCGGCGTGGTGAACCCCGCCCCGGGCTACCTGGAGGGCGTGAAGCGGCTCGCCCACGAGCACGGCGCCCTGCTGATCTTCGACGAGGTGATCACCGCGTTCCGCGTGGCCTACGGCGGCGCCCAGACCCTCCTGGGGGTGGAGCCCGACCTCACCGCCCTGGGCAAGGCCATCGGCGGCG
The Symbiobacterium terraclitae DNA segment above includes these coding regions:
- a CDS encoding HEAT repeat domain-containing protein, translated to MSADLERIARGLSSPDPGERLAAARSLEAQMAALLEAGATDWTPLAGRLLPQLVAGLGDAEKGVQVHCANCLQFLAYQSDAVLPALREALAPPEERRAWAAAFVAARLGLWSAEVGRALAAAMGAPDRDIRWAAAGHALALGRSHPDCVEVVKGVLRAPSPAARKMAAYCLGAMGGYADVAGVLAGRLTDPDRDVRRAVVLALNRLPQVPPELQRAVAALRHDPDAFVRRAADAVARRWGL
- a CDS encoding glutamate-1-semialdehyde 2,1-aminomutase, whose product is MTTRFERSAAYYERALARIVGGVNSPARSFKAVGGGAPVFMQRGRGPYLYDVDGNRYIDYLAAYGPGILGHAHPEIVAAIARAAEGGTLYGTPTPWEVELAERLHAALPSLERIRFVSTGTEAVMSAVRVARAFTGRPKVIKMEGCYHGHSDFALIAAGSGPSQLGTPDSAGVTEGVARDVITVPYNDLDSLGEALDAWGREVAAVIIEPIVGNFGVVNPAPGYLEGVKRLAHEHGALLIFDEVITAFRVAYGGAQTLLGVEPDLTALGKAIGGGVPLGAYGGRAEIMDWVAPLGPAYQAGTLAGNPLSMQVALAALEILGRPGVYERLEAESAYLADGLVAIARRHGHTVQLGRAGSMFTLFFCDEPVTDYKGAERSDPQKFAAMFRGFLDRGVLLAPSRFEAWMLSVQHTRADLDETLQIADEVLRQMVR